In Nocardioides marinus, one DNA window encodes the following:
- a CDS encoding UDP-N-acetylmuramoyl-tripeptide--D-alanyl-D-alanine ligase produces MIALSLALVADIVDGELAGTTADTAPVVDGPVVIDGREAAPGSLFAAFVGERVDGHDHVHQAAAAGAVAVLGSRPTELPTVVVPDVRAALQRLASYVVSRVREEGDLTVVALTGSQGKTSTKDLLAAVLGRSAATVATRGSFNNELGMPLTALRVEPSTRFLVLEMGARGIGHIAELTGLVRPDVSVVLNVGQAHLGEFGSRDAIAQAKGELVEALTEAGTAVLNAGDERVSAMASRTVGRVVSFGDVPAADVRVKGLTLDRLGRPSFRLVRGEEQAEVSLRLVGAHQALNAAAAAAVALACGVPLAEVATALSEVETLSQWRMELRELDGGVIVLNDSYNANPDSVRAALDALAAIGADADVRRTIAVLGEMKELGETHDEEHRGVGAYAAGLGVDHVVVVGEAARGIHEGAGGASHLLPDNAAAIAWLAEHVREGDAVLLKASRGARLDEVAATLQ; encoded by the coding sequence GTGATCGCCCTCAGCCTGGCCCTGGTCGCCGACATCGTGGACGGGGAGCTCGCCGGCACGACCGCCGACACCGCGCCCGTCGTGGACGGCCCGGTCGTCATCGACGGGCGCGAGGCCGCACCCGGCAGCCTGTTCGCCGCCTTCGTCGGCGAGCGCGTCGACGGCCACGACCACGTCCACCAGGCCGCGGCGGCCGGTGCCGTCGCCGTGCTCGGCTCCCGGCCCACCGAGCTGCCGACGGTCGTCGTGCCGGACGTGCGCGCCGCCCTCCAGCGCCTCGCGTCGTACGTCGTCAGCCGGGTCCGCGAGGAGGGCGACCTGACCGTCGTGGCGCTGACGGGCTCCCAGGGCAAGACCTCGACCAAGGACCTGCTGGCGGCGGTGCTGGGCCGGTCGGCGGCCACGGTCGCGACCCGGGGGTCGTTCAACAACGAGCTGGGCATGCCGCTGACCGCGCTGCGCGTGGAGCCCTCGACCCGGTTCCTGGTGCTCGAGATGGGTGCCCGCGGGATCGGTCACATCGCCGAGCTCACGGGGCTGGTGCGCCCCGACGTGTCGGTGGTGCTCAACGTCGGGCAGGCCCACCTGGGCGAGTTCGGCTCCCGTGACGCGATCGCGCAGGCCAAGGGCGAGCTGGTCGAGGCGCTGACCGAGGCCGGCACCGCCGTCCTCAACGCCGGCGACGAGCGGGTCTCGGCGATGGCCTCCCGCACCGTGGGTCGGGTGGTCTCCTTCGGTGACGTGCCGGCCGCCGACGTGCGCGTGAAGGGGCTCACGCTGGACCGGTTGGGCCGACCGTCCTTCCGGCTGGTGAGGGGCGAGGAGCAGGCGGAGGTGTCGCTGCGGCTCGTCGGGGCGCACCAGGCCCTCAACGCCGCGGCCGCGGCCGCGGTCGCACTGGCCTGCGGCGTCCCCCTCGCCGAGGTCGCCACGGCCCTGTCGGAGGTCGAGACGCTGTCGCAGTGGCGGATGGAGCTTCGTGAGCTCGACGGCGGCGTGATCGTCCTCAACGACTCCTACAACGCCAACCCCGACTCCGTCCGCGCGGCCCTCGACGCGCTCGCCGCGATCGGTGCCGACGCCGACGTGCGGCGCACGATCGCGGTGCTCGGCGAGATGAAGGAGCTGGGGGAGACCCACGACGAGGAGCATCGTGGGGTCGGCGCCTACGCGGCCGGGCTCGGCGTCGACCACGTGGTCGTCGTCGGCGAGGCCGCCCGCGGCATCCACGAGGGCGCGGGCGGGGCCTCCCACCTGCTTCCCGACAACGCCGCGGCCATCGCCTGGCTGGCCGAGCACGTGCGCGAAGGTGACGCGGTTCTCCTCAAGGCCTCCCGTGGCGCGCGCCTCGACGAGGTGGCCGCGACCCTCCAGTAG